A region of uncultured Carboxylicivirga sp. DNA encodes the following proteins:
- a CDS encoding serine hydrolase: MKRRVSMIGWKLLLVFIILGRMANASVEADSLLNDYKEKLASIFIVPVANLDYKYKYQPGYVLVNELSNSQKNHQTFSKIIIDLRSGKKDLLAYNFPSNEILSHISESGFIKKVNNSTLLYEAKNGADGIFMHNEDGKSIISVIKDSTLSIKKYEVVRFPKELKKLIPNRGFDTDREVGIGMSNWNRFSWRNLGLYYFDNQFTLNPSFEELLDKGVLFYSENIKEDHAKLVRAYENHLLLIESKIEQAYQCDTTGIKNKLNEVSLNQVKLEQTAIRLKAYRNSIALYQKRNILPLINIDQINGVVSDHRKVKIDDFIGRARFYLPNILKANDSIINPNLYISLCDSQEKLITVSEDVRRINNISGVAKILVTKGLAKPFFNSSLLSDFDAVLVADEVDEISWDLLAQALFGGISVSGINLKASHLTDFGFHNAVISKSRLAFSLPEVVGMARDTLKKVDKIISKAILEKATPGAQLLIARGGDVIWQKSYGYHTYSKKIKTKNEDLYDVASVTKLCASLPIIMDMYEKGMIKLNDSLIHYLPGIDTTDKKDIIIKDLLLHQAGLVSFIPFHRNAIDEESLNDHSLYSRHYSSTYNIKLDQWFYQNRNAKYRKDVFQNLQDSVFDIQVSKHLFMNHNYIDSMKAMVYNSKLNEKKNYLYSDVGYHFLHLIMDAKLKIPIDEYYYSHFTNRLGINRILYNPLNKFSTDVIIPTENDKSFRRELLHGYVHDQGAAMIGGVAANAGIFANSADLAIFSQMLLNKGEYGGKKYFKPETIEYFTSMQDSLNRRGLGVDKPELDPEKQSPASLLVSPSSYGHTGFTGTMVWIDPEYQLIYIFLSNRIHPDSYNKKLTELNVRTDIQDIIYKSIISN; this comes from the coding sequence ATGAAAAGAAGAGTATCTATGATCGGGTGGAAGTTGTTGTTGGTATTTATAATTTTGGGTCGTATGGCCAATGCTTCAGTTGAAGCAGATTCTCTTCTGAATGATTATAAAGAGAAATTAGCAAGTATCTTTATTGTTCCTGTTGCTAATCTTGATTATAAATATAAATATCAACCTGGTTATGTTCTAGTGAATGAATTATCAAACTCACAGAAAAATCATCAGACTTTTTCTAAAATAATCATTGATTTGCGTAGTGGTAAGAAAGATTTACTTGCCTATAATTTTCCTTCAAATGAAATTTTATCCCATATATCAGAAAGTGGCTTTATTAAAAAAGTAAATAATTCGACTTTATTGTATGAAGCAAAAAATGGAGCTGATGGTATTTTTATGCATAACGAGGACGGAAAAAGTATAATTTCTGTGATAAAAGATTCGACACTATCAATCAAGAAATACGAGGTAGTCAGATTTCCAAAAGAACTTAAAAAATTAATACCAAATAGAGGTTTTGATACAGATAGGGAAGTAGGCATTGGTATGTCGAATTGGAATCGGTTTAGCTGGCGCAATCTGGGATTATATTATTTTGATAATCAATTCACCCTTAATCCTTCATTTGAAGAATTGTTGGATAAAGGTGTACTTTTTTATTCCGAGAATATTAAAGAAGACCATGCTAAATTGGTAAGAGCTTACGAAAATCACTTATTATTAATTGAGTCAAAGATTGAACAGGCGTATCAATGCGACACAACTGGTATCAAAAATAAACTTAATGAAGTTTCATTAAATCAAGTGAAGCTGGAACAGACGGCAATAAGATTAAAAGCTTACCGCAATTCAATTGCATTATATCAAAAAAGAAATATTCTTCCATTAATTAATATTGATCAGATAAATGGTGTTGTAAGTGATCATCGAAAGGTTAAAATTGATGATTTCATCGGTAGAGCCAGGTTTTATCTGCCCAATATATTAAAAGCTAATGATTCGATAATTAATCCAAACCTTTATATATCACTTTGTGATAGTCAGGAAAAGTTGATAACAGTTAGTGAAGATGTAAGGCGTATTAATAATATTTCAGGTGTTGCAAAAATTCTTGTTACCAAAGGTTTAGCTAAGCCTTTTTTCAATTCATCTTTATTGAGTGATTTTGATGCAGTACTTGTGGCTGATGAAGTTGACGAAATATCATGGGATTTATTGGCACAGGCTTTATTTGGTGGCATTAGTGTAAGTGGAATCAATTTAAAGGCCAGTCATCTTACCGATTTTGGTTTCCACAATGCTGTTATCTCAAAAAGCAGATTGGCATTTTCGTTGCCGGAAGTAGTAGGTATGGCAAGAGATACACTTAAAAAGGTTGATAAAATTATATCCAAAGCAATTTTAGAAAAAGCAACTCCGGGAGCCCAGTTATTAATTGCTCGTGGCGGTGATGTTATATGGCAAAAATCATATGGATATCATACCTATTCTAAGAAGATAAAGACTAAAAATGAAGATCTTTATGATGTAGCATCCGTTACAAAATTATGCGCCAGCTTACCAATCATCATGGATATGTATGAAAAGGGAATGATTAAATTAAATGATTCTTTGATACATTATCTTCCGGGTATTGATACAACAGATAAAAAAGATATCATCATTAAAGATCTTTTGTTACATCAAGCCGGATTGGTAAGTTTTATACCTTTTCATAGAAATGCGATAGATGAGGAGTCATTAAATGACCATTCGTTGTATAGCAGGCATTATTCTTCAACATACAATATAAAATTGGACCAATGGTTTTATCAGAATAGGAATGCCAAATACCGAAAAGATGTTTTTCAGAATTTACAAGATTCGGTTTTTGATATTCAAGTGAGTAAACATTTGTTTATGAATCACAACTATATAGATTCGATGAAGGCCATGGTTTACAATTCAAAGCTTAATGAAAAAAAGAATTATCTATATAGTGATGTTGGATATCATTTTCTGCATTTAATAATGGATGCTAAGTTGAAAATTCCAATTGATGAGTATTATTATTCTCATTTTACCAATCGACTGGGAATTAACAGGATCTTATATAATCCATTAAACAAATTTAGCACTGATGTAATTATACCAACCGAAAATGATAAATCTTTCAGAAGAGAGCTTTTACATGGATATGTGCATGACCAGGGTGCAGCAATGATTGGAGGTGTAGCAGCAAACGCAGGGATTTTTGCCAACTCTGCAGATTTAGCCATCTTTTCACAAATGCTGCTTAATAAAGGTGAGTATGGAGGTAAAAAATACTTTAAACCGGAAACAATCGAATATTTTACCTCCATGCAAGATTCACTAAACCGAAGAGGTTTGGGAGTTGATAAACCGGAACTAGACCCGGAAAAACAAAGTCCCGCTTCTTTGTTAGTTTCGCCATCATCTTACGGTCATACAGGTTTTACCGGAACTATGGTATGGATTGATCCTGAATACCAACTGATTTATATCTTTTTGTCCAATCGTATTCATCCTGATTCCTATAATAAAAAGTTAACTGAATTAAATGTACGAACAGATATTCAGGATATTATTTATAAGTCAATCATAAGTAATTGA
- a CDS encoding helix-turn-helix domain-containing protein, giving the protein MASEFISRLKQEIQNNIENENFGVSELAEKVGMSRSNLLRRIQKEEGCSASQFIRRIRLQEAINLLKTKDRTVSEISYLVGFSSTSYFIKCFREEFGYPPGEYEQHQTNLLTSTETTAKQNILNKLLPYITGLLIIITIVSILIIRQSSDSNDISDKSLAVLPFMNDSSDSTNLYLINGMMEAILNNLQSIKDVKVVSRTSVEKFRNSNMTIPEIAKALGVKYIVEGSGQKINDQILLSVQLIEAKRDKHLWSEQYKRQTADIFSIQMEIAKKIADEIEVIISPEEIEQIEHKPTNNMEAYDLYLKGLHFMNKENIQGLKKGISLMKQAVRKDPEFALAYSVMAISYYYLDMFEPGKTHVDSLIYFADKALLSNPKLAVALNAKALYYIRNGNYQQAVEYLEKALQYNPNSATVINTLSDLYTNHLPDTEKYLEYALKGIRLDIASYDSITTSYIYLHLSNALIQTGFVDEAIVSINKSLRYNPNNLFSDYVKAYILYAKNKDLNKTQQLLFNTLVKDTTRFDIIQEMGNICYYQERWSDAAVYFDKFIAIRNYLQTQSYIHKNAEIAYVYRKLGRYIDAEKLIIDFKEFAEQDQSIYKNLHWSAYYAYMNNFEKAIKHLQMFAKEENIQIWVPLFTPIDPMYEPIKERAEFKEVMTQIENKFWENHQHLNTKLEKEDLFSIIN; this is encoded by the coding sequence ATGGCAAGTGAATTTATAAGCAGACTGAAGCAGGAAATTCAAAATAACATTGAAAACGAAAATTTTGGCGTTTCAGAACTTGCTGAAAAAGTTGGAATGAGTCGTTCTAATCTACTTAGAAGAATACAAAAGGAAGAAGGATGCTCAGCAAGTCAGTTTATCAGAAGAATAAGGTTACAGGAAGCTATTAACTTACTAAAAACTAAAGATAGAACTGTATCTGAGATCTCCTATTTGGTAGGATTTAGCAGTACATCATACTTTATTAAATGTTTTCGGGAAGAGTTTGGTTACCCACCAGGTGAATATGAGCAACACCAAACAAATCTTCTAACTTCTACAGAAACAACTGCAAAGCAAAATATATTAAACAAACTCCTTCCATACATTACAGGATTACTGATTATTATTACAATCGTTTCAATCTTAATTATAAGACAATCATCCGATTCCAATGACATCTCTGATAAATCATTAGCTGTTTTACCATTTATGAATGATAGCAGCGATTCAACAAACCTTTATCTCATCAATGGTATGATGGAAGCCATTCTTAATAATCTTCAATCTATAAAGGATGTAAAGGTTGTTAGTCGCACTTCGGTGGAAAAGTTTCGGAATTCAAATATGACCATACCTGAAATTGCCAAAGCACTGGGTGTAAAGTATATTGTTGAAGGAAGTGGTCAAAAAATCAATGATCAGATATTATTAAGTGTACAGCTGATCGAAGCCAAAAGAGATAAGCATCTTTGGTCGGAACAATACAAGAGGCAAACTGCTGACATTTTCTCAATTCAAATGGAGATTGCAAAGAAAATAGCTGATGAAATAGAGGTTATTATCAGTCCTGAAGAAATAGAGCAAATTGAACACAAACCAACCAATAACATGGAAGCCTATGATCTTTATTTAAAGGGGCTCCATTTTATGAATAAAGAAAATATACAAGGATTAAAAAAAGGTATTAGCCTGATGAAACAAGCAGTAAGGAAAGACCCTGAATTTGCTCTGGCATACTCGGTAATGGCTATTTCCTACTATTATCTGGATATGTTTGAACCAGGTAAAACACATGTTGATTCTTTGATTTATTTTGCCGATAAAGCATTATTATCGAATCCTAAACTGGCAGTGGCTCTTAATGCTAAAGCGCTTTATTATATTCGAAATGGTAATTACCAGCAGGCTGTTGAATATCTTGAGAAAGCATTACAATACAATCCAAATTCAGCCACTGTAATCAATACCCTATCCGATTTATATACAAACCACTTGCCTGATACAGAAAAGTACCTTGAATATGCCTTAAAAGGTATTAGACTCGACATTGCATCATACGACTCAATTACCACAAGTTATATTTATTTACATCTTAGCAATGCCCTCATTCAAACTGGGTTTGTTGATGAAGCAATAGTATCCATTAATAAATCACTTCGTTACAATCCCAACAATCTGTTTTCTGACTATGTAAAAGCCTATATTCTTTATGCTAAGAATAAAGATTTAAATAAAACGCAACAACTACTTTTTAATACATTAGTCAAAGACACAACACGTTTTGACATTATTCAGGAAATGGGAAATATATGCTATTACCAGGAAAGGTGGTCAGATGCTGCTGTTTACTTTGATAAATTTATAGCCATTAGAAATTACTTACAAACTCAATCGTATATTCACAAAAATGCTGAAATAGCATATGTTTACCGTAAATTAGGCCGATACATTGATGCTGAAAAGTTAATCATTGATTTTAAAGAATTTGCCGAACAAGATCAATCAATTTACAAAAACCTTCATTGGTCAGCTTATTATGCATACATGAATAATTTTGAGAAGGCTATTAAACATCTGCAAATGTTTGCCAAGGAAGAGAATATCCAGATTTGGGTCCCATTATTTACGCCCATCGATCCAATGTATGAACCAATTAAAGAAAGAGCTGAATTTAAAGAAGTAATGACTCAAATTGAGAACAAATTCTGGGAAAATCATCAACACCTTAATACTAAACTCGAAAAAGAAGATTTATTTTCCATCATCAACTAA
- a CDS encoding ankyrin repeat domain-containing protein has product MKTSRNFNRMVMLIVMTATLGGMVACKNTPSATGNTAIKMDKPSMDIFAASFMGDIKAISAHISIGTDLNQKDQFGSTPLIIATTFNKVEVAKALINAGADLSVKSADGSTALHTAAFFCRGEIVESLLNHGADKSLTNNYGSTPLESVSGDFEDVKGIYEQINKDLGPLGLRLDLNYLEENRPKMADLLK; this is encoded by the coding sequence ATGAAAACATCAAGAAATTTTAATCGAATGGTAATGTTGATTGTGATGACAGCAACTTTAGGTGGAATGGTAGCTTGTAAAAATACTCCTTCTGCTACAGGTAATACGGCAATAAAAATGGATAAACCTTCAATGGATATTTTTGCTGCTTCTTTTATGGGTGATATTAAAGCAATAAGTGCACACATTAGTATTGGAACTGATTTAAATCAAAAAGATCAGTTTGGATCAACGCCATTAATTATTGCAACTACATTTAATAAAGTTGAAGTTGCCAAAGCATTAATTAATGCAGGAGCTGATTTAAGTGTTAAAAGTGCCGATGGATCTACGGCTTTACATACAGCGGCTTTCTTTTGCCGAGGTGAAATAGTTGAGTCATTATTGAATCATGGAGCAGATAAATCATTAACCAATAATTACGGATCGACTCCATTAGAAAGTGTAAGTGGTGATTTTGAAGACGTCAAAGGGATTTATGAGCAAATTAACAAGGATTTGGGTCCTTTGGGATTACGTCTTGATTTGAATTATCTGGAAGAGAATAGGCCCAAAATGGCAGATCTTTTAAAATAA
- a CDS encoding glucosamine-6-phosphate deaminase: MIVKFNQKISPAGKFKNEGYHDDPYLRSLITKHEKIATKIYGSSTEGSKALASEIASIIKIKELEGKKCVLGLAVGSAPSEVYDELVSMHKKEGLSFKNVIVFNVMEYYPIAPNALQSFSRNIKEKFYDRIDIPKENIFELDSTIPQESIYKFCRGFEEQIDKVGGIDMQILGVGGTGHIGLNEPGSSFNSLTRIVSLDDITRTVAASDFFGKDNVPRKAITMGVATIMKAKRVRILAWGEGKADIIQKTVEGAITEEVPSSFLQRHKNCHVIVDEAAGNELTRVKTPWLIDSVVWDDRLVKKAVVWLCQKVNKPILKLTDRDYNDNGMGDIIAEKGSAYQINIRIFNELQHTISGWPGGKPNADDTYRPERKSPEKKRVIIFSPHPDDDVISMGGTMLRLVDQGHDVHVAYQVSGNLAVSDDDVLRYIDFIGAYARGLKVETKEIEAEHEKIRKFIANKKHDQIDLPEIRRIKSLIRVGEAKAGCRYANVKAENVHFLNLPFYETGGVEKKPIGKEDVKIIVEMIKEVKPHQIYAAGDLSDPHGTHRVCLDAIFQAIDILKKEEWMKDCWVWLYRGAWHEWEIHNIEMAVPISPDELMRKRNAIFKHQSQKDGAMFLGGDSREFWQRAEDRNRGTAQLYNDLGMAEYEAFEAFVRYEFL; the protein is encoded by the coding sequence ATGATAGTAAAATTTAATCAGAAGATTTCACCAGCCGGTAAATTTAAAAATGAAGGCTACCACGATGATCCGTATCTGAGATCATTAATAACGAAACATGAGAAAATTGCCACTAAAATCTATGGATCTTCAACAGAGGGATCAAAAGCTTTGGCATCAGAGATAGCTTCGATTATTAAAATTAAGGAGCTTGAAGGAAAGAAGTGTGTGTTAGGTTTAGCTGTTGGTTCTGCACCCAGCGAGGTCTATGATGAGTTGGTAAGCATGCACAAGAAAGAAGGTTTAAGCTTTAAAAATGTGATTGTATTTAATGTGATGGAGTATTATCCAATTGCTCCAAATGCATTGCAAAGTTTCAGCAGAAACATTAAGGAGAAATTTTACGATCGTATTGATATTCCAAAGGAAAATATTTTTGAACTTGATTCGACGATTCCTCAGGAAAGTATTTATAAATTCTGCCGTGGATTTGAGGAGCAAATCGATAAAGTTGGCGGAATTGACATGCAGATTCTTGGTGTTGGTGGTACAGGTCATATTGGTTTAAATGAACCTGGCTCATCCTTTAATTCACTAACTAGAATTGTTTCACTGGATGATATTACAAGAACTGTAGCGGCTTCGGATTTCTTTGGAAAGGATAATGTACCTCGTAAAGCAATTACAATGGGAGTAGCCACCATTATGAAGGCAAAACGTGTTCGTATTTTGGCTTGGGGTGAGGGTAAAGCTGATATTATTCAAAAAACTGTTGAGGGCGCTATTACTGAAGAAGTACCTTCTTCATTTTTACAACGCCACAAAAATTGCCATGTTATTGTTGATGAGGCAGCCGGTAATGAGCTTACCAGAGTTAAAACACCATGGTTAATTGATAGTGTAGTTTGGGACGATCGGTTAGTGAAAAAAGCGGTTGTTTGGTTGTGTCAAAAAGTGAATAAGCCCATTCTTAAGTTGACAGATCGAGACTACAATGATAATGGCATGGGTGATATCATTGCTGAAAAAGGATCAGCATATCAAATTAATATTCGCATTTTTAATGAACTTCAGCATACAATTTCAGGTTGGCCTGGAGGTAAGCCAAATGCCGATGATACCTATCGCCCGGAAAGAAAATCACCAGAGAAGAAAAGGGTTATAATCTTTAGCCCACACCCTGATGATGATGTAATTTCTATGGGAGGAACGATGTTGCGTTTGGTTGATCAGGGGCATGATGTTCATGTAGCATATCAGGTTTCTGGTAACCTCGCTGTATCAGATGATGATGTTCTTCGCTACATCGACTTTATTGGTGCTTATGCTCGTGGATTAAAAGTTGAAACTAAAGAAATAGAGGCAGAACACGAGAAAATACGAAAGTTCATTGCCAACAAAAAGCATGACCAGATTGATTTGCCTGAAATACGTAGGATAAAGAGTTTGATCCGTGTTGGTGAGGCTAAAGCAGGCTGTCGTTATGCAAACGTAAAAGCTGAAAATGTTCATTTCCTGAATCTTCCATTTTATGAAACCGGAGGAGTTGAGAAAAAGCCAATTGGTAAAGAAGATGTGAAAATCATTGTAGAAATGATCAAAGAAGTAAAACCACATCAGATTTATGCGGCAGGTGATTTATCAGATCCTCATGGAACTCACCGCGTTTGTCTGGATGCAATCTTTCAGGCAATCGATATTCTTAAGAAGGAAGAGTGGATGAAGGATTGTTGGGTATGGTTATATCGTGGAGCATGGCACGAATGGGAAATTCATAATATTGAAATGGCAGTTCCTATTAGTCCGGATGAATTAATGCGTAAGCGTAATGCGATATTTAAGCATCAATCACAAAAGGATGGGGCAATGTTCCTGGGAGGAGATAGTCGTGAGTTCTGGCAGAGGGCTGAAGATCGAAACAGAGGAACTGCTCAGTTGTATAACGACTTGGGAATGGCAGAATATGAAGCCTTTGAAGCCTTTGTGCGTTACGAATTTTTATAG
- the nhaD gene encoding sodium:proton antiporter NhaD, which produces MFLLMLIIFVLGYGFIVFEHINHINKAGMALLMGSLIWAIYALGGESILGLGYSSAWESFKALGNGTEELHHFITEHELYHHLSEIASILFFLIGAMTIVELVDKYQGFRIITNKIKSTNTVRLLWILSLLTFFMSAVLDNLTTTIVIITVLRKLLTDKHNRWIFASMVVISANAGGAWSPIGDVTTIMLWIGNQITAGSIISSILLPSLVNMVVSTLLFSLMLKGQSLRPVLDEDETREFTTHKERVFMLVVGILALISVPVFKTITHLPPFLGMLLGLAVLWIMTDRYLKNREGLDHRKYTVTAVLKAIDMPTVLFFLGILSAVAALQSAGHLDIMANYLDKHVKNIYIINILIGAISSIVDNVPLVAASMGMYNIAGASATGYMANFVQDGHFWSFLAYCAGTGGSILIIGSAAGVAAMGLEKIDFMWYLKKVSLIGIAGYLAGALVFFIQTML; this is translated from the coding sequence ATGTTTTTATTAATGCTAATCATCTTTGTGCTGGGCTATGGTTTTATCGTTTTCGAGCACATCAATCACATTAACAAAGCCGGAATGGCACTTCTTATGGGCTCACTTATCTGGGCTATTTATGCTCTTGGTGGCGAAAGTATTTTGGGATTGGGCTATAGCTCAGCCTGGGAATCTTTTAAGGCACTTGGAAATGGAACTGAAGAATTACATCATTTCATTACAGAGCATGAATTATACCATCATTTGTCTGAAATTGCTTCAATACTATTTTTTCTGATCGGAGCTATGACAATTGTTGAATTAGTTGATAAATACCAAGGCTTCAGAATAATTACGAATAAAATTAAAAGTACTAATACAGTAAGGTTACTTTGGATTCTCAGTTTACTTACCTTTTTTATGTCGGCTGTACTTGATAACCTTACTACCACAATTGTTATTATTACTGTTTTACGAAAATTACTGACAGACAAACACAATCGATGGATATTTGCCAGTATGGTTGTTATTTCGGCTAATGCCGGTGGCGCATGGTCTCCCATTGGTGATGTCACTACCATCATGCTTTGGATCGGCAATCAGATTACAGCCGGAAGCATAATCTCATCAATACTTTTACCTTCGCTGGTTAATATGGTTGTTTCCACTCTTTTATTCTCATTAATGCTTAAAGGTCAGTCTTTACGCCCTGTTTTGGATGAAGATGAAACAAGAGAGTTTACAACTCATAAGGAAAGAGTATTTATGCTGGTTGTTGGAATATTGGCACTTATTTCTGTACCTGTTTTTAAAACCATCACACATTTACCTCCATTCCTGGGAATGTTATTAGGCTTAGCAGTTTTATGGATAATGACTGATCGTTATTTGAAAAACAGAGAAGGACTTGACCATCGAAAATACACAGTAACAGCCGTTTTAAAAGCAATTGACATGCCTACAGTATTATTCTTTTTAGGAATATTAAGTGCTGTAGCTGCTCTACAATCTGCAGGCCACCTTGATATAATGGCTAATTATCTGGACAAACATGTAAAAAACATTTACATCATCAACATACTTATTGGAGCTATTTCATCTATCGTTGATAACGTGCCATTGGTCGCTGCTTCTATGGGTATGTATAATATAGCTGGTGCGAGTGCAACAGGCTACATGGCCAATTTTGTTCAGGATGGTCATTTCTGGTCTTTTCTGGCCTATTGTGCCGGAACAGGAGGTAGTATTTTAATTATTGGTTCTGCAGCTGGCGTTGCTGCCATGGGCCTTGAAAAAATAGATTTCATGTGGTACCTGAAGAAGGTGAGCCTTATCGGTATTGCAGGTTACCTTGCCGGAGCATTGGTGTTTTTCATTCAAACCATGCTTTGA
- a CDS encoding PaaI family thioesterase, with the protein MSELRKLSNPFLKSKGEDYHCFGCSPNNTHGLIMEFYSDGKYVYADWIPDKRFEGYKNVVHGGIQATIMDEIASWTIYSLLDTAGVTQKMEVIYHRSLFANNSQIKIKAEVKSSNEKQAVIYVEILNQNNIVCSSADVVYFLFPPDIAKIKYHYPGKDAFWN; encoded by the coding sequence ATGTCTGAATTAAGAAAACTATCAAATCCATTTTTAAAATCAAAAGGTGAAGATTACCACTGTTTTGGTTGTTCTCCAAACAATACTCATGGTCTTATAATGGAGTTTTATTCCGATGGGAAATATGTATATGCTGATTGGATACCTGATAAAAGATTTGAAGGCTATAAAAATGTAGTTCATGGCGGCATTCAGGCAACAATAATGGATGAAATAGCTAGCTGGACAATCTATTCTTTATTGGATACAGCTGGTGTTACTCAAAAAATGGAAGTTATTTACCATCGGTCTTTATTTGCCAATAATTCACAAATTAAGATAAAAGCAGAAGTAAAGTCATCTAATGAAAAGCAAGCTGTTATTTATGTAGAAATACTAAATCAAAATAATATAGTTTGTAGCAGTGCTGATGTCGTTTATTTTTTATTTCCTCCTGATATTGCTAAAATCAAATATCATTATCCTGGTAAGGACGCTTTCTGGAATTAA
- a CDS encoding acyltransferase translates to MKAIERRYDIDWLRVIAIALLLIYHSAIVFQPWGALIGFMQSNESLDWIWIPMAMLNVWRIPLLFFVSGMGVCFAMRKRSWIELLIERSKRILLPFAFGMLAIVPVHVLLWQRYYSQPLTYEWGRGHLWFLGNIFIYVLVLLPVFYYFKKRAHKLQETISILLSHPLSAFLVTFLFALEVILVNPDSFELYALTTHGFVIGFISFMMGFLFIYSGERFWITIRSRRWVYFSFALSLYLIRVFLFDLAAPKLIIAVESVSWIYTIFSFGFKYLNRSGKSLSYLSKAAYPVYILHMIFLYLGASLILPLNISAEIKFIGVTAISLLGSLLVYEILIRRIKWIGVLFGVFQTQINESTELITNTEVLKCRA, encoded by the coding sequence ATGAAAGCTATAGAACGACGATATGATATTGATTGGTTAAGAGTAATAGCAATTGCTTTACTATTAATTTATCACTCAGCCATAGTGTTCCAACCCTGGGGTGCATTAATTGGTTTTATGCAAAGTAATGAATCATTAGACTGGATATGGATTCCAATGGCGATGCTGAATGTGTGGAGAATTCCATTGCTGTTTTTTGTGTCTGGAATGGGAGTTTGTTTTGCAATGAGAAAACGAAGCTGGATAGAATTATTGATTGAACGTAGCAAACGTATTTTGCTTCCTTTCGCATTTGGCATGTTAGCTATTGTTCCAGTTCATGTGCTGCTATGGCAAAGATATTACAGTCAACCATTGACATATGAATGGGGAAGAGGTCACCTTTGGTTTTTGGGTAATATTTTTATCTATGTACTGGTTTTATTACCTGTTTTCTATTATTTTAAAAAAAGAGCGCATAAACTTCAGGAAACTATATCGATATTACTGAGTCATCCGTTGTCAGCTTTTTTGGTTACTTTTTTATTTGCATTGGAAGTTATTTTAGTGAATCCAGATAGTTTTGAACTTTATGCTTTAACTACACATGGCTTTGTTATTGGGTTTATTTCCTTTATGATGGGCTTTTTATTTATTTATAGTGGGGAACGATTCTGGATTACTATAAGATCTAGAAGATGGGTGTATTTTAGTTTTGCACTCTCTTTATATCTTATCCGTGTATTCTTATTTGATTTAGCAGCCCCTAAACTTATAATTGCAGTAGAATCTGTTTCATGGATTTATACGATCTTTTCATTTGGTTTTAAATATTTAAATCGATCAGGCAAATCACTTAGCTACCTTAGTAAAGCAGCATATCCTGTGTATATATTGCATATGATATTTTTATACCTGGGAGCAAGCTTAATTTTACCGCTTAATATAAGTGCAGAAATAAAATTTATTGGAGTGACAGCAATTAGTTTGCTTGGAAGCTTATTAGTTTATGAAATACTAATCAGACGAATCAAATGGATAGGTGTATTATTCGGTGTTTTTCAGACTCAAATAAATGAAAGTACTGAATTAATAACAAATACTGAGGTATTGAAATGCAGAGCCTAA